Proteins encoded together in one Porites lutea chromosome 2, jaPorLute2.1, whole genome shotgun sequence window:
- the LOC140926351 gene encoding uncharacterized protein has translation MATFLAEMIVIVLINLFTLATFARNRHLRKRSTYLVINLTIADLLFGVAAVLLTILKPHILESHNILGKHFNWYAFLYLTLKTLFSAASLANLSLISLERLHATIYPFRHCLIREQVYFAVITLSWLLTLLFAFMMAILVVLRAQLTYVFASYCFITVLIITISYVIIILNVKSSPQSYIFGSKLLAEKKLSITLFVMTVASFLTILPLAVWVAMLRHIGCELSPVIAYRFNLTFSALYLCNSIVNPIIYALRMQKFRKAARKLCCYRESKPVESIELPAV, from the coding sequence ATGGCAACTTTTCTCGCCGAAATGATTGTCATTGTTTTGATAAACCTCTTTACACTCGCCACTTTCGCAAGAAACCGTCACTTACGCAAGCGCAGTACGTACTTGGTAATAAATCTGACTATAGCTGATTTACTTTTTGGAGTAGCGGCTGTTCTTTTAACAATACTCAAACCACATATCCTGGAAAGCCACAATATActtggaaaacatttcaactgGTATGCATTCCTGTACTTAACTctgaaaacattattttcagcTGCTTCGTTAGCTAATCTCTCATTAATTTCGTTAGAGAGGTTGCACGCAACTATTTATCCCTTTAGACACTGTCTGATACGTGAACAAGTATACTTTGCGGTGATTACATTGAGCTGGCTTTTAACCTTACTTTTTGCATTTATGATGGCCATTTTAGTTGTTTTACGTGCACAGCTTACATACGTATTTGCGTCTTACTGTTTTATTACCGTTCTTATTATCACAATCtcttatgttattattattttgaatgttaAAAGCAGCCCTCAATCATACATTTTTGGATCAAAGCTTTTAGCAGAGAAGAAACTATCAATAACCTTATTTGTAATGACTGTGGCGTCCTTCCTGACCATTCTACCTTTGGCTGTTTGGGTAGCTATGTTGAGACACATAGGGTGTGAGTTGAGCCCTGTGATAGCTTATCGCTTTAACCTTACATTTTCTGCCTTATATTTATGTAATTCCATAGTTAATCCGATAATATACGCTTTAAGAATGCAAAAATTCAGGAAAGCAGCCAGGAAACTTTGTtgttatagagagtcaaagcCTGTGGAGTCCATTGAACTTCCTGCTGTATAG